A segment of the Flavobacteriales bacterium genome:
GCTCGTCACCGAATCCTTCGATGCGGAAACGGAGAATCCCGTGGAGATGCAGCGAAGCGGCTGGCAAGCCATCCTTGACCGGTTCATGGGGCATGCGGAAGCGCAGGCTTGAACTGCTTACCTACAAGAGAAACTCATGAGCAGCAAAGTCGAGATTGTCGCCCATAGTGAACGTGCGATCCGGATCACGCGCAGCTTCAATGCTCCGCACGAAATGGTATTCGACGCGATGACCAGGTCCGAGATGATGATGAACTGGTTCCATGGCGCGACCGGTTGGACGCTCGTGGTCTGCGAGATCGACCTGCGGGTGGGCGGCTCCTACCGATGGGTGTGGCGCAATACGGATGGACAGGAGATGGGCATGGGCGGTGTGTACAAGGAGATTGTTCGCCCCAAGCGTTTGGTGACTTCGGAGAAATTCGATCAAGCGTGGTACCCTGGTGAAGCGGTGGGAACGATGGTGC
Coding sequences within it:
- a CDS encoding SRPBCC family protein, encoding MSSKVEIVAHSERAIRITRSFNAPHEMVFDAMTRSEMMMNWFHGATGWTLVVCEIDLRVGGSYRWVWRNTDGQEMGMGGVYKEIVRPKRLVTSEKFDQAWYPGEAVGTMVLTEEFGRTLMTLTVEYESPTARDGVLAAELGDGMEVGYQRLDRFLLQS